From a region of the Streptomyces asoensis genome:
- a CDS encoding SAM-dependent methyltransferase, with translation MTSILPVKAPGAAHLLARLAQDTLGGPLPLRLRAWDGSESGPADAPVVVLRSRRALRRLLWQPGELALAQAYVTGELDVDGDLAHGLRTVWAAQREHGLRPPRLTPADRARALATVVRLGAVGPRPAAPASQARLRGGLHSRARDRAAISHHYDLSNDFYRLLLDETMAYSCGYWASDDEGFGPADAQRAKLELICRKLALAPRTRLLDIGCGWGALTLYAAERHGVQVTAVTLAREQAAYVRAQVRERGLSELVEVVCQDYRDIQGGGYDAVSTIEMGEHVGDAEYPAFAAALHRFVRPCGRVLVQQMARGRDAPGGGAFIEAYIAPDMHMRPLGETTAMLEEAGLEVRHTESLREHYVRTVQAWHRTLEERWERFVRLVGEETARVWRLYLVGGALAFEEGRMGVDQILSVRPGPGGHSGMPHTTHAWYEGLGRP, from the coding sequence ATGACCAGCATCCTTCCCGTGAAGGCCCCCGGCGCAGCCCACCTGCTCGCCCGCCTCGCCCAGGACACCCTCGGGGGCCCGCTGCCCCTGCGGCTTCGGGCCTGGGACGGCAGTGAAAGCGGCCCGGCAGACGCGCCCGTGGTCGTCCTGCGGTCCCGGCGCGCGCTGCGCCGGCTGCTGTGGCAGCCCGGCGAGCTCGCCCTGGCACAGGCGTACGTCACCGGCGAACTCGACGTCGACGGCGACCTCGCGCACGGGCTGAGGACGGTGTGGGCCGCGCAGCGGGAGCACGGCCTGCGCCCGCCCCGGCTCACTCCCGCCGACCGGGCCCGCGCCCTGGCCACCGTCGTACGGCTCGGCGCGGTAGGCCCGCGTCCAGCCGCGCCGGCCTCCCAGGCGCGGCTGCGTGGCGGTCTGCACAGCAGGGCTCGCGACCGGGCCGCGATCAGCCACCACTACGACCTGTCCAACGACTTCTACCGTCTCCTTCTCGACGAGACCATGGCCTATTCCTGCGGCTACTGGGCGAGTGACGACGAGGGCTTCGGACCCGCCGACGCCCAGCGGGCCAAACTGGAGCTGATCTGCCGCAAGCTGGCCCTGGCACCCAGGACCCGGCTGCTGGACATCGGCTGCGGCTGGGGTGCGCTCACCCTGTACGCGGCCGAACGGCACGGCGTCCAGGTCACCGCCGTCACCCTGGCCCGGGAGCAGGCGGCGTACGTGCGCGCACAGGTGCGCGAGCGTGGCCTGAGCGAGCTGGTCGAGGTGGTCTGCCAGGACTACCGGGACATCCAGGGCGGCGGGTACGACGCCGTCTCCACCATCGAGATGGGCGAGCACGTCGGCGACGCCGAGTACCCGGCGTTCGCGGCCGCCCTGCACCGGTTCGTCCGGCCGTGCGGGCGGGTGCTGGTGCAGCAGATGGCGCGGGGCCGCGACGCTCCTGGCGGCGGGGCGTTCATCGAGGCCTACATCGCCCCCGACATGCACATGCGTCCGCTCGGCGAGACGACGGCCATGCTGGAGGAGGCGGGCCTGGAGGTGCGGCACACCGAGTCGCTGCGCGAGCACTACGTCCGAACCGTCCAGGCGTGGCACCGCACACTGGAGGAGCGCTGGGAGCGGTTCGTGCGGCTGGTGGGCGAGGAGACGGCGCGCGTGTGGCGGCTGTACCTGGTCGGCGGGGCGCTGGCGTTCGAGGAAGGCCGGATGGGCGTCGACCAAATCCTGAGTGTACGGCCCGGTCCCGGAGGACACAGCGGTATGCCGCACACCACGCACGCCTGGTACGAAGGGCTGGGCCGGCCGTGA